Proteins encoded together in one Prochlorococcus marinus str. MIT 9211 window:
- a CDS encoding alpha/beta fold hydrolase, whose translation MYNYEEGFNKTIENLLDPYAKSLARKVEWFYLEGISSDYNQQYPIAITGKGSPVLLIHGFDSCFLEFRRLVSYLESSHKLIIPDLYGFGFCPRPENTQYGINKIIEHLEAVIESIVGDSSIGLIGASMGGGIAIELARKVNSKIDRLLLLSPAGIIGKVKPLPRPLDQLGVCILKNKFVRKQLCIKAFANPTKDVGVQEQQIASIHINVPGWSSSLAAFARSGGVANCGKPVPNQPIKVIWGDKDKILNKEIKESSMKILKCEYEEIPECGHLPHLDVPEVVATNWLKKWK comes from the coding sequence CCAGAAAAGTAGAATGGTTTTACCTAGAAGGTATCTCATCAGATTATAATCAGCAATATCCGATAGCTATAACTGGGAAGGGCTCACCAGTTTTACTTATTCATGGTTTTGATAGTTGTTTCCTTGAATTTAGAAGACTAGTAAGTTATTTAGAAAGTTCACATAAGCTAATTATTCCTGATTTATATGGATTTGGATTCTGCCCACGACCAGAAAACACTCAATATGGCATAAATAAAATCATCGAACACCTAGAAGCAGTAATAGAAAGCATTGTAGGAGATTCTTCCATTGGCTTAATAGGGGCCTCAATGGGTGGAGGTATAGCAATTGAGCTAGCTAGAAAGGTTAATTCAAAAATAGATCGTCTATTATTACTTTCACCAGCGGGCATAATAGGAAAAGTTAAACCATTGCCAAGGCCACTAGATCAATTAGGCGTCTGCATTCTTAAGAATAAATTTGTTAGGAAGCAATTGTGTATTAAAGCATTTGCTAATCCAACAAAGGATGTTGGGGTACAAGAACAGCAGATAGCATCAATACATATAAATGTCCCTGGATGGAGTAGTTCTCTTGCAGCCTTTGCCAGATCTGGAGGAGTTGCAAATTGCGGAAAACCTGTTCCAAATCAACCCATAAAAGTAATATGGGGAGATAAAGATAAAATCCTAAATAAGGAAATAAAGGAATCTTCTATGAAAATCTTAAAGTGCGAATATGAGGAGATTCCAGAATGTGGCCACCTACCTCACTTAGACGTGCCAGAAGTTGTAGCAACTAATTGGCTTAAGAAATGGAAGTAA
- a CDS encoding LmeA family phospholipid-binding protein: MEVKKHSPRSNNSFTSLIETSLKLWIKTKCNSIKDLSLEINTSPSNLLKGHVSQVNLEASKVDFKGIIIDKINICAEGIKLKLLLYKLTPKVSLSKEFHIDFEILLSKDGINKIISSEKWSWIRSWFKKEFSLNYHFKILGIRNNLLILQTLNSIEDITIEKNLSIKVINGTLEISDIASKKTSLFPMDESINIKEATTDDNSIRVKCSSKVTP; the protein is encoded by the coding sequence ATGGAAGTAAAAAAACATAGCCCCAGAAGCAATAATTCGTTCACCTCTCTAATTGAAACCTCTTTAAAACTCTGGATAAAAACAAAATGTAATAGCATTAAAGATTTATCTTTAGAAATTAATACTTCCCCTTCGAATCTTTTGAAAGGTCACGTATCCCAAGTCAATTTAGAAGCTAGCAAAGTAGACTTTAAAGGTATTATTATTGATAAAATAAATATCTGTGCAGAAGGTATAAAGCTAAAACTGCTTCTTTACAAATTAACTCCAAAAGTTTCACTATCGAAAGAATTCCATATAGATTTTGAAATATTATTATCAAAGGATGGTATTAATAAAATCATCTCTTCTGAGAAATGGTCTTGGATAAGAAGTTGGTTTAAAAAAGAGTTCTCTTTGAATTATCATTTTAAAATCCTAGGTATTAGAAATAATCTATTGATTCTACAAACTCTAAATAGTATAGAAGATATTACTATTGAAAAAAACCTTAGTATTAAAGTAATTAATGGTACATTGGAAATTTCGGATATTGCTTCTAAGAAAACTTCTTTATTTCCAATGGATGAGTCTATCAATATCAAAGAAGCGACAACAGATGATAATTCTATAAGAGTTAAGTGCTCCTCAAAAGTAACACCTTGA
- a CDS encoding phosphatidate cytidylyltransferase, which produces MLSGLSRKRIISGFVAGMLGLLFVGLGGWWFTLSLCLIVHLALLEYFRMAEFTGIRPATKTTLVACQLLLLTTHFGIGEGFTSFISAGVLPLTGAAICGWLLLQPKTGSIADIAASIFGLFYLGFLPSHWIKLRNITHLDLTQSSPSLTHGLSGLFNIGFVMTFITCLMIVAFDIGSYVFGQIYGRRPLSPISPSKTIEGAIAGFLSAISIGAISGFILEWKMGVFIGAMLGMLVAFFALVGDLTESMMKRDAGLKDSGNVLPGHGGILDRIDSYLFTPAIVYYVIILIIPLIN; this is translated from the coding sequence ATGCTTTCAGGGCTTTCACGAAAAAGAATTATTAGTGGTTTTGTAGCAGGAATGTTAGGCCTTTTATTTGTTGGACTTGGAGGGTGGTGGTTTACTTTATCTCTTTGCTTAATTGTGCACCTAGCGCTTCTTGAGTATTTTCGAATGGCAGAATTTACCGGTATTCGTCCTGCTACGAAAACAACTCTTGTTGCTTGTCAATTACTTCTTCTTACGACCCATTTTGGTATAGGAGAAGGATTTACAAGTTTTATTTCGGCGGGAGTATTACCTCTTACTGGGGCGGCTATTTGTGGTTGGTTGCTTTTGCAACCTAAGACAGGATCGATAGCAGATATTGCCGCTTCAATATTTGGACTTTTTTACCTTGGTTTCTTACCAAGTCATTGGATCAAATTAAGAAACATCACACATTTAGACCTCACTCAAAGCTCACCTTCTTTAACACATGGTTTATCAGGGCTATTTAATATTGGGTTTGTTATGACTTTTATTACGTGCCTAATGATTGTTGCTTTCGATATCGGATCTTATGTCTTTGGTCAAATTTATGGGAGAAGACCTCTCTCTCCAATTTCCCCTTCTAAAACTATTGAAGGTGCCATAGCAGGCTTCCTTTCAGCTATATCGATCGGCGCTATTTCTGGATTTATACTTGAATGGAAAATGGGAGTTTTTATTGGGGCTATGCTAGGTATGCTGGTAGCCTTCTTTGCATTGGTAGGAGACTTAACAGAATCAATGATGAAAAGAGATGCAGGCTTAAAGGACTCTGGAAATGTTTTACCTGGACATGGCGGCATATTGGATAGAATAGACAGTTATCTTTTTACCCCAGCGATTGTTTACTATGTAATTATATTGATAATTCCTTTAATCAATTAG